Proteins encoded by one window of Cannabis sativa cultivar Pink pepper isolate KNU-18-1 chromosome 4, ASM2916894v1, whole genome shotgun sequence:
- the LOC115713654 gene encoding uncharacterized protein LOC115713654 produces MLWRVLAGCIPVKENIAFIKDKGCVLCEEGKESLKHVFWDCPFARALWFSGMFPVVNARSTGSDLMELIHFFLQGIPMNDKWRFLTFVDCLFEEVWRMRNAVLFKSNRMDILLSRVSISKRLEEFYSIQEEQPVFDTNIKRAETYLSWKIPQSTAFVCFTDASWKQGSAGLAVGMVDRASSRSWWSAKWSRAASAIEAESLAIVWALQLAVEAGIQSIAVASDALLVVKAIVQDSFPPCWKAIAVFFEIRKLVKLFNSCSFVFIRRVDNEADDVVAKTARIDGHCNDFINREGSPFVIPNYLF; encoded by the coding sequence ATGCTCTGGAGAGTATTAGCGGGATGTATTCCAGTCAAGGAGAACATTGCATTTATAAAGGATAAGGGTTGTGTTCTGTGTGAAGAAGGCAAAGAGTCCCTAAAGCATGTGTTTTGGGATTGTCCTTTTGCAAGGGCTCTTTGGTTTTCAGGTATGTTTCCAGTAGTAAATGCGAGATCGACAGGCTCAGATTTGATGGAACTTATACATTTCTTTCTGCAAGGGATTCCAATGAATGATAAGTGGCGATTTCTGACATTTGTTGATTGTTTGTTCGAAGAGGTTTGGAGGATGAGAAATGCAGTATTATTCAAAAGTAACAGAATGGATATATTGCTGTCGAGAGTTTCTATTTCTAAGAGACTTGAAGAGTTCTACTCTATACAGGAAGAACAACCAGTATTTGACACTAACATAAAAAGAGCAGAGACTTACCTTTCTTGGAAGATCCCTCAATCGACGGCATTTGTGTGCTTCACGGATGCGTCTTGGAAACAGGGGTCGGCAGGCTTGGCGGTCGGTATGGTAGATCGAGCTTCCAGTCGGAGTTGGTGGTCTGCGAAATGGTCTCGGGCTGCGTCGGCGATAGAAGCGGAGTCCTTGGCGATTGTATGGGCTCTTCAATTGGCTGTTGAGGCTGGGATTCAATCAATTGCAGTGGCTTCGGATGCACTGCTGGTGGTCAAGGCGATCGTTCAAGATAGCTTTCCTCCGTGTTGGAAAGCCATAGCAGTTTTCTTTGAAATTAGGAAGTtggttaaattatttaattcttgcaGCTTTGTTTTTATTAGAAGGGTAGATAATGAAGCTGATGATGTAGTGGCAAAGACGGCTAGAATCGATGGGCACTGTAATGACTTTATTAATAGGGAGGGATCCCCTTTTGTGATACCCAACTACCTCTTTTAA